In the genome of Hyphomonas sp. Mor2, one region contains:
- a CDS encoding TonB-dependent receptor, producing the protein MSKSILMVGAAALAMTAYTAPALAQDVEDEPEARQDVITVTARKTEESVQETPVAVSVVSADTIDNLSLVDLSDISKLTAGLSFDNEFGRDSNRPVIRGQANILGASGVSYFIDGVRISGAITDYDLNDVERIEVVKGPQSALYGRNTYSGAINIITRTPQEEFSARASLDLGEHGQQDLSLGFGGAINDFVAFGVNTRVYNYDGEFTNQFDGQLIGEETTQSFSSVLYLTPNDDWDIRLRGYYSSSDDGQPALFATTADENNCFFDNGSLYGGQGRYFCGTIQPRDVNTDYRLQVGPDAGTEIENTQISLSVDGDLNDNWSITSITGFNTRDVSQQTDGDYSPTRFQATNFVPGGFPLSIISFSPFLAVYGYPTSIADFTFANESEEEEISQELRLNYETDRFRALVGAYYLDGEDKSRDARSLPQGAQATATANFLAELASQQTICGFNPTCVSIVPLGSSTISVPMGSSTFDIENRAVFGLVSYDLTDTVSVTLEGRYAEEEIERSAPGDPIQTASFDNFAPRATVDWQATPNNLLYAVYAEGQKPGGFNSNQAQLAGLGTFEEEEVKSIELGSKNVFMGGQLTANLAGFFNEVEGYQLTQNVRVNDTNTTSATVNAGDAEILGIEAEFRFIPDSFEGLTATLNYAWTDTEFTAGRDQNEGVLLDTLDDGLVNGSVGCEFFEIPGDNTSPCIQNAFGSIVGREIPRTAEHQIFFDLDYRGATGHKDWDFFAGANISYESSKFSQVHNQAETGDATLVGARIGVTNGQHTLRLWGRNLTDEDSSPLVLRYADGGDSFKRNFVGTKRRGSQVGVTLSTEF; encoded by the coding sequence ATGTCGAAGTCGATTCTGATGGTAGGCGCAGCCGCGCTTGCAATGACTGCTTACACTGCACCTGCGCTGGCTCAGGACGTCGAAGACGAGCCAGAAGCTCGTCAGGATGTGATCACGGTCACAGCTCGGAAGACGGAAGAGAGCGTGCAGGAAACGCCGGTTGCTGTTTCCGTGGTCTCGGCAGACACGATCGATAATCTATCGCTTGTCGACTTGTCGGACATTTCGAAACTGACCGCGGGTCTGAGCTTTGACAATGAATTTGGTCGCGACTCGAACCGCCCTGTGATTCGCGGACAAGCCAACATTCTAGGCGCGTCCGGCGTGTCTTACTTTATCGATGGTGTTCGCATCTCGGGCGCAATCACCGATTACGACCTGAATGATGTTGAGCGCATCGAGGTCGTCAAAGGTCCTCAGAGTGCGCTTTACGGTCGAAACACCTATTCCGGTGCCATCAACATCATCACGCGTACCCCGCAGGAAGAATTCTCAGCCCGCGCAAGCCTCGACCTGGGTGAGCATGGCCAACAGGATCTCAGCCTCGGTTTTGGCGGAGCGATCAACGATTTCGTTGCTTTTGGCGTGAACACGCGCGTCTACAATTATGATGGCGAGTTCACCAACCAGTTTGACGGTCAACTGATTGGTGAAGAAACCACCCAGTCCTTCTCCAGCGTGCTCTATCTGACGCCGAATGATGATTGGGATATCCGTCTTCGCGGATACTATTCCAGCAGTGATGACGGTCAGCCCGCACTGTTTGCCACGACGGCGGACGAGAACAATTGTTTCTTCGATAATGGCTCACTCTATGGCGGGCAGGGCCGTTACTTCTGCGGCACAATCCAGCCGCGCGATGTCAACACAGACTATCGTCTGCAGGTGGGCCCCGATGCCGGGACCGAGATTGAGAACACGCAGATCAGCCTCTCCGTTGATGGCGACCTGAATGATAACTGGTCGATCACCTCGATCACCGGTTTCAACACGCGTGACGTGAGCCAGCAGACGGATGGCGATTATTCGCCAACCCGGTTCCAGGCGACCAATTTCGTGCCGGGTGGTTTCCCACTGAGCATTATCAGCTTCTCACCTTTCCTGGCCGTCTATGGCTACCCGACCAGCATCGCGGACTTCACCTTCGCGAATGAATCGGAAGAGGAAGAAATCTCGCAAGAACTGCGTCTGAACTATGAAACCGATCGCTTCAGAGCCTTGGTTGGCGCCTATTATCTGGACGGGGAAGACAAGAGCCGGGACGCGCGGTCTCTCCCGCAGGGCGCGCAGGCGACAGCCACCGCGAACTTCCTCGCAGAACTTGCCTCCCAACAAACGATCTGTGGGTTCAACCCGACCTGTGTCAGCATTGTGCCGCTTGGGTCGTCGACGATCAGTGTGCCGATGGGATCGAGCACATTTGACATCGAAAACAGAGCTGTCTTCGGGCTTGTGTCTTACGACCTGACCGACACCGTATCTGTGACGCTCGAGGGTCGCTATGCGGAAGAAGAAATCGAGCGCTCGGCACCGGGCGATCCGATTCAGACCGCGAGTTTCGACAATTTTGCCCCGCGTGCGACCGTCGATTGGCAGGCCACGCCGAACAACTTGCTCTATGCGGTTTACGCCGAGGGCCAGAAGCCGGGCGGCTTCAACTCCAACCAGGCGCAACTGGCCGGACTTGGGACGTTTGAGGAAGAAGAGGTCAAGTCGATCGAACTCGGCTCCAAGAACGTCTTCATGGGCGGGCAGCTGACCGCCAACCTGGCCGGCTTCTTCAATGAAGTCGAAGGCTATCAGCTCACCCAGAACGTTCGGGTCAATGACACCAATACGACCTCGGCAACGGTGAATGCGGGCGATGCTGAAATCCTCGGGATCGAGGCTGAGTTCCGGTTTATCCCGGACAGTTTTGAAGGCCTGACCGCGACGCTCAACTATGCCTGGACGGACACCGAGTTTACCGCAGGCCGAGACCAGAATGAGGGCGTGCTGCTCGATACGCTCGACGACGGACTGGTCAACGGGTCCGTGGGATGTGAGTTCTTCGAAATTCCCGGAGACAACACCTCTCCATGTATCCAGAACGCCTTCGGATCGATTGTCGGACGCGAGATCCCACGAACGGCCGAACACCAGATCTTCTTCGATCTCGATTATCGCGGCGCCACCGGGCACAAGGATTGGGATTTCTTCGCTGGCGCGAATATCTCTTATGAATCCAGCAAGTTCTCCCAGGTGCACAATCAGGCGGAAACCGGCGATGCAACGCTGGTCGGGGCCCGGATCGGCGTCACCAATGGCCAGCACACGCTGCGTCTCTGGGGCCGCAACCTGACAGACGAGGATTCCTCTCCATTGGTACTGCGTTACGCCGATGGCGGCGACAGCTTCAAGCGGAACTTTGTCGGCACCAAGCGCCGTGGCTCGCAAGTCGGGGTGACGCTCAGCACCGAATTCTGA
- a CDS encoding Lrp/AsnC family transcriptional regulator translates to MIDETDRQILRQLQHDATTSLESLAEQLSVSVNTCWRRVRRLEENGVLKARVAICDPDQLDLGQTVFVAIRTRDHSAKWLDSFAETVARIPEVVEFYRMAGDVDYLLKIVVASVSEYDRVYKSLIQQTEIADVSATFAMECLKNTTELPL, encoded by the coding sequence ATGATCGATGAAACAGATCGCCAGATATTGCGTCAGCTTCAACACGACGCGACGACCTCGCTCGAATCGCTGGCTGAGCAGCTCAGCGTCTCCGTGAACACGTGCTGGCGCCGGGTGCGGCGGTTGGAGGAGAATGGCGTTCTGAAGGCCCGCGTCGCGATTTGCGATCCGGATCAGCTTGACCTCGGCCAAACCGTCTTCGTCGCCATTCGCACCCGCGATCACTCTGCGAAATGGCTCGACTCGTTCGCCGAAACGGTCGCCCGAATTCCGGAAGTGGTTGAGTTCTATCGCATGGCCGGCGATGTCGACTATTTGCTCAAGATCGTGGTTGCCTCGGTCAGCGAATATGACCGGGTCTACAAGTCCCTGATCCAGCAAACCGAAATCGCAGATGTCAGCGCGACATTCGCCATGGAATGCCTGAAAAACACGACTGAGCTGCCGCTTTAA
- a CDS encoding PLP-dependent cysteine synthase family protein produces MAFSNMEPVQFCEQKRLESLAGMIGRTPLLAVHLRWQGERRVIYAKAEHYNLTGSIKDRMALNILRCGYATGALKPGDMIVEATSGNAGIAMAALGRALRHPVRIYMPDWMSEERKCLLRSLGAELCLVSREEGGFLGAIAATEALAETRDDVFLPCQFANGENCNAHEATTGPEILSQLAAIDRTPDAFVAGVGTGGTVMGVGRALRAVHPDVKIHPLEPAESPTLSTGYKTGAHRIQGVSDDFIPAIVKLDEIDPVVAASDGDAIIMAQKLASELGLAVGISSGANLIGALAVQDQLGSKSTVATIFCDDNKKYLSTDLAREEPVKPGYIAPEVELIGFETIPYAPASASMIA; encoded by the coding sequence ATGGCATTTTCGAACATGGAGCCGGTGCAGTTTTGCGAACAAAAGCGCCTGGAATCGCTGGCTGGAATGATCGGGCGGACGCCCTTGCTGGCCGTACACCTGCGTTGGCAGGGTGAGCGCCGGGTGATCTATGCCAAGGCCGAGCATTATAATCTGACCGGCAGCATCAAGGACCGCATGGCGCTCAACATTTTGCGCTGTGGCTATGCGACCGGAGCGCTGAAACCTGGCGACATGATCGTCGAGGCGACCAGTGGCAATGCCGGGATCGCCATGGCGGCGCTGGGCCGGGCCCTGCGCCACCCCGTGCGGATCTATATGCCCGATTGGATGAGCGAAGAGCGAAAGTGCCTGTTGCGCTCGCTTGGCGCGGAACTGTGTCTGGTGAGCCGCGAAGAGGGCGGATTTCTCGGCGCGATTGCGGCGACGGAAGCGCTCGCCGAGACCCGCGATGATGTGTTCCTGCCGTGCCAGTTTGCCAATGGCGAAAATTGCAACGCGCATGAAGCGACCACGGGCCCCGAAATTCTCAGCCAGCTCGCGGCGATTGACCGTACCCCGGACGCATTTGTCGCGGGCGTCGGAACCGGCGGCACCGTGATGGGCGTCGGCCGGGCCCTGCGCGCCGTGCATCCAGACGTCAAGATTCACCCGCTCGAACCCGCCGAGTCGCCGACCCTGTCGACCGGGTACAAGACCGGCGCGCACCGCATTCAGGGCGTGTCGGATGATTTCATTCCGGCCATCGTCAAGCTGGATGAGATCGATCCTGTTGTGGCTGCGAGCGATGGCGATGCCATCATCATGGCGCAAAAACTTGCTTCCGAGCTGGGCCTTGCTGTCGGCATATCCTCCGGCGCCAATCTGATTGGTGCACTGGCCGTGCAGGACCAGCTCGGAAGTAAATCCACCGTCGCGACGATCTTCTGCGACGATAACAAGAAGTATCTCTCGACCGACCTTGCGCGCGAGGAGCCGGTCAAGCCGGGCTATATCGCCCCCGAGGTCGAACTGATCGGCTTCGAGACGATCCCTTACGCGCCAGCCAGTGCCTCGATGATCGCATAG
- a CDS encoding NAD(P)/FAD-dependent oxidoreductase → MQLTRRHFVAMSGLAATASCAPAIVESHDADVLILGAGLAGLHAARMLQADGMNVLVLEASERIGGRMWTLDTLPGRPEAGGQQVGQSYARVRSSAIDLGLNVVPPAPGGSRDKAMVLNGQVFDARDWASAPDNPFPDAFKRATPDVALFMAAAAANPLKDQYAWREVGAALDISAETFLSEVGFDAQSLALCDIALNANQLSTYSMLNVWRSMTLFQLDASSGPSEEIEGGSQRLPEAMAASLGEGALRSGTTVTAIDVSAGGVTVRAGDRSYRAPYCICTLPFPVLRKIPMTLPGDTRPIQPIIDTMPYTQIQQVHLELESAPEDGLPLMMWTDTPIERVFPVRDANGETVALTCWINGTGVRPSASDDDWMELAEQTLSDTRGIQAKAHAVIRWDETQHLSGGAYMHWAPGQIQPWAERVVAPAGRLHFAGEHTSYLHTGMEGAMESGERAAYAIIEALAGA, encoded by the coding sequence ATGCAACTGACAAGACGTCACTTTGTGGCGATGAGCGGCCTCGCCGCAACGGCCTCTTGCGCGCCTGCCATCGTCGAAAGCCATGATGCCGACGTGCTCATTCTGGGCGCAGGGCTCGCCGGTCTGCACGCGGCGCGGATGCTACAGGCCGACGGCATGAACGTGCTCGTTCTCGAGGCCTCCGAGCGGATCGGCGGACGGATGTGGACGCTGGACACGCTCCCCGGGCGGCCGGAGGCGGGTGGACAACAAGTCGGGCAATCCTACGCCCGCGTGCGCTCTTCCGCGATTGATCTCGGACTGAATGTGGTGCCGCCAGCGCCAGGTGGTTCGCGCGACAAAGCGATGGTGCTGAACGGTCAGGTCTTCGATGCCCGCGACTGGGCCAGCGCCCCCGACAACCCCTTCCCGGACGCGTTCAAGCGCGCCACGCCAGATGTGGCCTTGTTCATGGCCGCTGCCGCGGCCAATCCACTCAAGGATCAGTATGCCTGGCGCGAAGTCGGCGCCGCGCTCGACATCAGCGCCGAGACCTTCCTGTCTGAGGTCGGGTTTGATGCTCAGAGCCTGGCGCTGTGTGACATCGCGCTGAATGCCAATCAGCTCAGCACCTATTCCATGCTCAATGTCTGGCGCAGTATGACCCTGTTCCAGCTCGACGCCTCGAGCGGCCCGTCCGAAGAGATTGAAGGCGGCTCGCAGCGCCTGCCAGAAGCCATGGCGGCAAGCCTCGGTGAAGGCGCCCTTCGCTCTGGCACCACCGTGACCGCGATCGACGTCTCAGCCGGAGGGGTCACTGTCCGCGCCGGGGATCGCAGCTATCGCGCCCCCTATTGCATCTGCACCCTGCCCTTCCCGGTCTTGCGCAAGATCCCGATGACGCTGCCCGGCGACACGCGCCCAATTCAGCCCATCATCGACACCATGCCTTACACGCAAATCCAGCAGGTTCACCTCGAACTGGAGTCCGCCCCAGAAGATGGTCTACCGCTCATGATGTGGACCGATACGCCGATCGAGCGGGTCTTCCCGGTGCGCGATGCCAACGGCGAAACAGTGGCGCTGACCTGCTGGATCAATGGCACCGGCGTGCGCCCGAGCGCGAGCGATGATGACTGGATGGAGCTGGCCGAGCAAACGCTCTCAGACACGCGCGGCATTCAAGCGAAAGCGCATGCCGTCATCCGCTGGGATGAAACTCAGCACCTGAGCGGCGGCGCATACATGCACTGGGCGCCCGGACAGATTCAGCCCTGGGCGGAGCGTGTGGTCGCGCCCGCCGGACGCCTGCATTTTGCGGGCGAACACACGTCCTACCTGCACACGGGCATGGAAGGGGCGATGGAGTCCGGCGAACGCGCCGCCTATGCGATCATCGAGGCACTGGCTGGCGCGTAA
- a CDS encoding MFS transporter — MEQDGEFKRGWPVLAAAAVGVGLGLSPLPFYTIGVMIPPLLQEFGPMGWTPGDILNALAIYTFGAFAASPIIGILAERFGARRVALISVVTFSLAMMALALNTGSKSLYIFLWLVLAFAGAGTLPITFTRPVANWFDRNRGIALGIALIATGVFGALAKFFAQFIVSNPDWHFIAGSGWRSAYVLLGLLPLVIALPIVWLGLRDLNDTPARDAKATELKVPILAIALVGTIGLVWIVMKQVLPLAAENGWRLEYIMAVGFSLLVFVPTVMMLAMNIKTAPPQTSATARVELPGLSLGDALKTWRFWLLAVCFVPISYAIGAIIPNIERVLTTTGMGMNEAVGLATLTGLAVLGGRIIGGYLIDRFWAPGVAFLFLASPAIALHLLGQPDVSVTTATVAILMIGFGAGVEYDFMAYMVSKYFGMKSYSAIYGAIYGFFALGAGLGPSIMTNIADGRGLSLMGLETGLLTGQDWAFTLTKSALLLFFFTIPLLFLGKYKYGSEDHGDSLAKAEETSETGHA, encoded by the coding sequence ATGGAGCAAGACGGCGAATTCAAGCGGGGTTGGCCGGTTCTGGCGGCCGCAGCTGTCGGGGTCGGGCTCGGGCTGTCGCCTCTGCCCTTCTACACGATTGGCGTCATGATCCCGCCCTTGCTGCAGGAATTCGGCCCAATGGGCTGGACGCCGGGCGATATTCTGAACGCGCTTGCCATCTATACGTTCGGTGCGTTTGCGGCGTCGCCGATCATCGGAATCCTGGCGGAGCGGTTTGGTGCCCGCAGGGTGGCGCTGATATCGGTCGTGACGTTCAGCCTTGCCATGATGGCGCTGGCGCTGAACACAGGTTCGAAGTCGCTCTACATCTTCCTCTGGTTGGTGCTCGCCTTTGCGGGTGCAGGGACTTTGCCGATCACGTTCACCCGGCCCGTCGCCAACTGGTTTGATCGAAACCGCGGCATTGCGCTTGGCATAGCGCTCATCGCCACCGGCGTGTTTGGGGCTCTGGCCAAGTTCTTTGCGCAATTCATCGTCTCCAACCCGGACTGGCATTTCATCGCCGGGTCCGGCTGGCGCAGCGCCTATGTTCTGCTGGGATTGCTGCCTCTGGTGATTGCGCTGCCCATTGTCTGGCTCGGGCTTCGCGATCTGAACGACACTCCGGCGCGAGATGCCAAAGCGACGGAGCTGAAAGTCCCGATCCTCGCCATCGCTCTGGTCGGGACGATCGGTCTCGTCTGGATCGTGATGAAGCAGGTCTTGCCGCTGGCCGCGGAGAATGGCTGGCGGCTCGAGTACATCATGGCGGTCGGCTTCTCGCTGCTGGTCTTTGTGCCAACGGTGATGATGCTGGCGATGAACATCAAAACGGCCCCGCCTCAAACCTCGGCGACGGCGCGGGTGGAGTTACCGGGGCTCAGCCTCGGCGACGCGTTGAAAACCTGGCGATTCTGGCTCCTGGCCGTGTGTTTTGTGCCGATCTCGTACGCCATCGGCGCCATTATCCCGAACATTGAACGAGTCCTGACCACAACCGGTATGGGAATGAATGAGGCGGTCGGGCTCGCTACGCTAACTGGATTGGCTGTCCTTGGTGGTCGGATTATCGGAGGCTATCTCATCGACCGTTTCTGGGCCCCTGGCGTGGCTTTCCTGTTCCTCGCATCCCCAGCCATCGCCTTGCATTTGCTCGGACAGCCAGATGTCTCGGTCACAACGGCAACCGTCGCCATTCTGATGATCGGCTTCGGCGCCGGGGTTGAGTATGATTTCATGGCCTACATGGTGTCGAAATATTTCGGCATGAAATCCTACTCCGCGATCTATGGAGCGATCTATGGCTTCTTCGCGCTCGGGGCAGGCCTCGGCCCGTCGATCATGACCAATATTGCCGATGGGCGCGGTCTCTCACTGATGGGCCTCGAAACAGGGCTCCTCACCGGGCAGGACTGGGCGTTTACACTGACCAAGTCGGCCTTGCTGCTCTTCTTCTTCACGATCCCGCTGCTCTTCCTCGGAAAGTACAAGTACGGATCTGAAGATCATGGCGACTCCCTCGCCAAGGCCGAGGAAACCAGCGAGACCGGGCACGCCTAG
- a CDS encoding alpha/beta fold hydrolase, with the protein MVRRGYLDGAHGQLHYRIAEARAEAGKPPLVCLHQSPKCGLEFDIFMREASRDRTVIAPDYPGYGMSDPAPSEADTTIPMYAGDMWRLVEGLGLETVDLFGNHTGAKVAAQMALTKGDRVHAIAMISAAILTDEERTMFKDMFTPIPLDDEHTRFKISWERILERRGPGQTLEMMDRSMYMNMMGGEAYEWGHVAAFAWGKPFDEALTQLPHRITLLNPTDDLTECTRRAIPLLRNGEVIECPQWGYGFMDAFPKDVADLVLGKLDAS; encoded by the coding sequence ATGGTTCGCCGCGGTTATCTCGACGGCGCTCATGGGCAGCTCCACTACCGGATCGCCGAGGCGCGCGCGGAGGCTGGAAAGCCGCCGCTGGTCTGCCTGCATCAGAGCCCGAAATGTGGACTCGAGTTCGACATCTTCATGCGCGAGGCGAGCCGCGACCGGACCGTGATCGCACCGGACTATCCCGGCTATGGCATGTCTGACCCGGCGCCGTCCGAGGCCGACACGACCATTCCGATGTATGCCGGGGACATGTGGCGCCTCGTCGAGGGTCTGGGACTAGAGACCGTCGACCTGTTCGGCAATCACACGGGCGCCAAGGTCGCCGCGCAGATGGCCCTGACAAAGGGGGATCGGGTCCATGCCATCGCGATGATTTCCGCCGCGATCCTCACAGACGAAGAGCGAACCATGTTCAAGGACATGTTCACGCCGATCCCGCTGGATGACGAACACACGCGCTTCAAGATTAGCTGGGAGCGGATCCTGGAGCGTCGCGGTCCTGGCCAGACACTCGAGATGATGGATCGGTCCATGTATATGAACATGATGGGCGGCGAGGCTTATGAGTGGGGCCACGTCGCCGCCTTTGCCTGGGGCAAGCCCTTCGACGAAGCGCTGACGCAGCTGCCGCATCGGATCACGCTGCTCAACCCCACCGACGATCTGACCGAATGCACGCGCCGGGCGATTCCGCTTCTGCGCAACGGCGAGGTCATCGAGTGCCCGCAATGGGGCTATGGCTTCATGGACGCCTTCCCGAAAGACGTCGCCGATCTGGTGCTGGGAAAACTCGACGCCAGCTAG
- a CDS encoding NADP-dependent oxidoreductase, producing MKLGTLKHAVDHKPIASDFAIIEADRPACPDGGLLLRVVHLSLDPYVGSRLRGRHMGEPAPEPMKGAIPGAVIGQVVESRSPAFAEGDWAHVMEGGWQEYVAVGADHARKIDPTVAPLAAHAGVLGMPGLTAWAGITQLSKVGEGDTVLVDAAAGPVGGTVGQIARIKGAERVVGIAGGPEKCSLVTDTYGFDACIDYKRDGWRDRLAEALPDGLSVFFENVSADMAMLALSHARIYARGVLCGLVDAYHTETQSQHPLNAGLIIGKRAQLHGLVVYDFYPRWDEYIAEAAPWIAESTLKFAEDRAEGLENAPALFERLMNGKNMGKAVVTVAPEQI from the coding sequence ATGAAGCTCGGCACTCTGAAACACGCGGTCGACCACAAGCCGATTGCGAGCGACTTCGCCATAATCGAAGCCGATCGTCCTGCCTGTCCGGACGGGGGGCTTCTGCTTCGCGTCGTTCACTTGTCACTCGATCCCTATGTGGGCTCGCGCCTGCGCGGACGGCATATGGGCGAACCTGCGCCTGAGCCGATGAAAGGCGCCATTCCTGGCGCGGTGATCGGCCAGGTGGTGGAGAGCCGCAGCCCGGCCTTTGCCGAAGGCGACTGGGCGCATGTGATGGAAGGTGGCTGGCAGGAATATGTCGCCGTCGGCGCAGACCATGCCCGCAAGATCGATCCGACCGTCGCGCCGCTCGCAGCGCATGCCGGCGTGCTGGGCATGCCGGGACTGACGGCCTGGGCGGGTATCACGCAGCTCTCCAAGGTTGGCGAAGGCGATACCGTTCTGGTCGATGCTGCGGCGGGTCCAGTGGGCGGCACGGTCGGCCAGATCGCCCGCATCAAAGGCGCCGAACGGGTGGTCGGTATCGCGGGCGGACCGGAGAAATGTTCTTTGGTTACGGACACTTATGGGTTTGACGCGTGCATTGACTATAAACGCGACGGATGGCGCGACCGGCTCGCCGAAGCCTTGCCGGACGGGCTGTCTGTATTCTTCGAGAACGTCTCAGCTGACATGGCCATGCTGGCGCTGAGCCATGCCCGGATCTATGCGCGCGGCGTGCTGTGCGGGTTGGTCGATGCCTATCATACTGAGACGCAAAGTCAGCATCCGCTGAATGCCGGCCTGATCATCGGCAAGCGGGCGCAGCTCCATGGTCTTGTTGTTTATGACTTCTATCCACGCTGGGATGAGTACATTGCAGAAGCGGCGCCGTGGATTGCCGAAAGCACGCTGAAGTTTGCGGAAGATCGCGCAGAGGGTCTTGAAAATGCCCCAGCTTTGTTCGAGCGCCTGATGAATGGCAAGAACATGGGCAAGGCCGTGGTCACCGTCGCACCGGAGCAGATCTGA
- a CDS encoding DUF1330 domain-containing protein, with amino-acid sequence MSAYLVVFVKIHDRERFINEYGVPTAKLVAEMGGEYLARGPGVETLEGDLFDGDSAVISKWPNKEVLKAFWFSEAYGKLKAVRQTLADAHVMIVEDPA; translated from the coding sequence ATGAGCGCTTACCTCGTTGTGTTCGTGAAAATCCATGATCGGGAGCGATTCATCAATGAATATGGCGTCCCTACGGCCAAGCTGGTGGCGGAGATGGGCGGGGAATATCTCGCCCGCGGCCCCGGCGTTGAAACGCTAGAAGGGGACCTGTTCGACGGAGACAGCGCCGTGATCTCGAAATGGCCAAACAAGGAGGTGCTCAAGGCATTTTGGTTCAGTGAGGCTTATGGCAAGCTGAAGGCTGTGCGCCAGACCCTCGCAGATGCGCATGTCATGATCGTGGAGGATCCCGCATGA
- a CDS encoding saccharopine dehydrogenase NADP-binding domain-containing protein encodes MATGREFDVIVYGSTGYTGRLVAEYLARTYGVGGDVTWAMAGRSEEKLAAVRDEIGAPADTPFVVADANDPASLKSMAERAGCICTTVGPYQLYGEALVSACADAGTDYVDLCGEPAWMHQMIDKYESAAQASGARIVFSCGFDSIPFDLGVWFTQQAAKERFGAPVPRIKGRVRKMQGTFSGGTAASFKATMASVGKDPSILGLLQNPFSLTMGFQGPEQPHGMAPIEDTDIGSWSAPFIMASINTKNIHRSNALMNHSYGQDFVYDEMMLTGPGDDGKAAAEAVANMDMMGGDDGPKPGEGPSKEEREAGFYDVMFYGTAADGSVIVAGVTGDKDPGYGSTSKMIAESAICLVKDDTGTPGGIWTPAPAMGGHLVKRLTEKAGLTFEVEN; translated from the coding sequence ATGGCAACCGGCCGCGAATTTGACGTCATTGTTTATGGATCCACGGGCTATACGGGCCGACTGGTGGCGGAGTATCTGGCCAGGACTTACGGAGTTGGCGGGGATGTAACCTGGGCCATGGCCGGACGCAGCGAAGAGAAATTAGCGGCGGTTCGCGACGAGATTGGCGCGCCAGCTGATACACCCTTCGTGGTCGCGGATGCGAACGATCCTGCCAGTCTGAAGTCCATGGCAGAGCGCGCCGGGTGCATCTGCACGACCGTGGGCCCCTATCAGCTGTATGGTGAGGCTCTGGTTTCGGCCTGCGCCGATGCAGGCACTGATTATGTCGACCTGTGTGGAGAGCCTGCCTGGATGCACCAGATGATCGACAAATATGAAAGCGCCGCGCAGGCCAGCGGCGCGCGTATCGTCTTTTCCTGTGGATTCGACTCGATCCCGTTCGACCTTGGCGTCTGGTTCACCCAGCAAGCCGCAAAGGAACGGTTCGGAGCGCCCGTCCCGCGTATCAAGGGCCGGGTTCGCAAGATGCAGGGGACGTTTTCCGGCGGCACGGCGGCGAGCTTCAAGGCGACCATGGCCTCGGTCGGCAAGGATCCGTCCATTCTCGGTCTCCTGCAGAACCCGTTCAGCCTGACCATGGGCTTTCAAGGCCCGGAACAGCCGCATGGCATGGCGCCAATCGAGGACACAGACATTGGTAGCTGGTCGGCGCCTTTCATCATGGCCTCCATCAACACCAAGAACATCCATCGCTCCAATGCTCTGATGAACCATTCGTATGGTCAGGATTTTGTCTATGACGAGATGATGCTCACAGGTCCGGGCGATGACGGCAAAGCGGCAGCTGAGGCCGTTGCGAACATGGACATGATGGGCGGCGATGATGGCCCGAAGCCTGGCGAAGGCCCGAGCAAGGAAGAGCGCGAAGCCGGTTTCTATGATGTGATGTTCTATGGCACCGCTGCTGATGGCAGCGTGATCGTCGCGGGTGTGACCGGCGACAAGGATCCCGGTTATGGGTCAACCTCGAAGATGATCGCTGAAAGCGCCATCTGTCTGGTCAAGGATGACACCGGCACGCCTGGCGGTATCTGGACCCCGGCGCCGGCCATGGGGGGACATCTGGTCAAGCGATTGACGGAAAAGGCGGGTTTGACCTTCGAGGTGGAGAACTAG